The genomic stretch TAGGTTCTTAGGATATATGTAGGTTCTAGACCAACAAAGTTTTGTGGCCTTCTCTTGATCCTGCCAAATGCTATGGTAGCTCTGTGTCTCCGGTGTACTGTACACACTGAaacaaataatcatatattttcagattcttcaaaaatctggtaatataaaaaagtatatactggaaggagaaagagaacataTTCCTGTTTGGATTCGCAGAATTTAAGCCTCGATTTGGAGAATTGAACCTGTAAAAAAATCTTCAGAAATGGCTGAAACTGCACACTTATGATGATAAATGAGGATTTAAATTGTTGATGATGGATGAGGTACTAAAGTTCATCACGCTCTCGTATTGCATATACTCGTTTTGAACTGACATTTTGGAGATTAATAGTTTACTagaaagttaaacaggattggaaacttaatattaagttatCCAATTTTTACACAGAATTATTTAAAGAATAATAATCACTTTTTTATGCTACTTGTATAAGCCATTGCACTTAATGTCTTTACAGCTTATCGATGCTACAGTGGTTTGATAGCTAGATACTCTTGGTGAAATTGTATACAAATAGTTTAGTCATGTTATCTTGCCTTTAATGTATGATCTAAGAACTATTTTTTGTTCATTGCTCGAGTGTTGTTCCTTAATTGATGGAACTTTCCATTTAGCGCCATACATGGTAGGTTTTGGTGCCACATTAGATGTATGACATGTCTTGAAATCTACAAATGGGATTTTTATTCGTGTGATTTATTATTCTAGGGTCTTTTATCCTGCAGTCCACATTTTGTTGGTTATATTTCTTGCATTATGGAATTCACCCTTGTCAAAACCATCTAATCGTAGACTTCAACGATTAGGAGTTTTACTATTCACGCCAATGACAAAACAGGCTGACAATGGAAGTTGATGTTTCCTTAATCTCGAAGCTAGTCATAAGCATATTTCTCCATTATTTGTTTTGTTCAGtgttaaagaatatatattttatatggaaCTTTAGGTAGATATTATTGTGTCTCCATTATTTTTTCTTGCCAAATTTACACATTTTTATCAAAAATCATCCCCCATGTATGTAGAGCTTggtatttaacattttacatatTTCCATAGGCATTATCTGTGATCTACCATTTGCTTTTGTTTGGATGTTTGCTTGCCCATTTGTTCATCTCATGGTTCAATTATACTATATGTGGTCATCTTTAGTTTGCGATTATTGCCTTCTAACTAGATTCAAATTTCTGTTTGATTTATGAATGGCAATAAACAGTACTGTGTGGTGCTGttgacatccttgttgtcattgaattctgttgtttatgtttgttcttATGCCCATTGAGGTTGTTCTGTATTCTTTATAAGATATCCATGTAATCTCTTCTCATTTCAATTGATTGGGTCGAAAAATCAATCTAGAATTTGTTGCATCACTCGATCCAGTTATcttgaaaattataactattaaagattttttatttagcatattaaAAAGCTGCTTGTGGTTCTAATTTTCGTTGTTTTTTTTCCCACTTTTTCTTTGTTAAATCCAGTTTGACATCTCAACTTGTGCTCAATTAAAACAAAAGTTTTGCTATGTTTATGTATTCTATGAACCTCTTGATACAAACATCTGATTCTTGCTTTTTCAATGGCATCAGTTGCAAACAAGTCCTTTTCTGAGGCAAACAGTTGTGGCAGTTGTAGCCAGAACCGAGAGGCGGGTTCAACTGCATCAACAGCTGTCCTTGTTGGTGATCGTTTGCTCGTTGCAAATGTTGGGGACTCTAGAGCTGTCATATGTAGAGGAGGAGATGGTAGGCCCCACATCCTGAAATCAGTTCTCTTATCATCAATTACGTGTAACGGATTTCTGTACTTAATCTAGAACTAAACCGGCTCAATTTAGACGGAGTgtactgcattttttttttaccaactgTATTTTGACAACCCAACCTATTTAAGAGCAATGTTTAGAATGTGACACCAGTGACATCTAGGTTCTTAGGATATATGTAGGTTCTAGACCAACAAAGTTTTTTGGCCTTCTCTTGATCCTGCCAAATGCTATAGTAGCTCTGTGTGTCTCCGGTGTACTGTACACATTGAAACAAATAATCATATAGTTTCAGATTCTTCAAAAATCTAGTAATATAAAAAAGTATAGacaggaaggagaaagagaacataTTCCTGTTTGGATTCACAGAATTTAAGCCTCAATTTGGAGAATTGAACCTGCGAAAAAATATTCAGAAATGGCTGAAACTGCACACTTATGATGATAAATGAGGATTCAAATTGTCGATGATGGATGAGGTGCTAAAGTTCATTACGCTCTCGTATTGCATGTACTCTTTTTGAACTGAGATTTGAAGATTAATAGTTTACTagcaagttaaacaggattggaaacttaatattaagttatCCAATTTTTACACACAGAATTAGTTAAAGAATAATGATCACTTTTTTATGCTACTTCTATAAGCCATTGCACTTAATGTCTTTATGACTTTTCGATGCTACAGTGGTTGGATAGCTAGATACTTTTGGTGAAATTGTATATTAATAGTTTAGTCATGTTATCTTGTCTTTAATGtatgatccaagaactattttttgTTCATCGCTTGAGTGTTGTTCCTTAATTGATGAAACTTTCCATTTAGCGCCATACATGGTAGGTTTTGGTGCCACTTTAGATGTATGACATGTCTTGAAATCTACAAATGGGATTTTTATTGGTGTGATTTATTATTCTAGGGTCTTTTATTCTCCAGTCCACATTTTTTTGGTTATATTTCTTGCATTCTGGAATTCACCCTTGTCAAAACCATCTAATCGTAGACTTCAACGATTAGGAGTTTAATTATTCACGCCAATGACAAAACAGGATGACAATGGAAGTGATGTTTCCTTAATCTTGAAGCTAGTTATAAGCATATTTCTCCATTATTTGTTTTGTTCAgtgttaaagaatatattttttatacggAATTTTAGGTAGATATTATTGTGTCTCCATTATTTTTTCTTGCCAAATTTACAcatttgtataaaaaatcatccctcatgtatgtagagcttggtatttaacattttatatATTTCCATAATCATTATCCGTGATCTACCATTTGCTTTTGTTTGGATGTTTGCTTGCCCATTTGTTCATCTCATGGTTCAATTATACTATATGTGGTCATCTTTAGTTTGTGATTATTGCCTTCTAACTAGATTCAAATTTCTGTTTGATTTATGAATGGCAATAAACAGTACTCTGTGGTGCTGttgacatccttgttgtcattgaatcctgttgtttatgtttgttcttATACCCGTTGTGGTTGTTCTGTATTCTTTATAAGATATCCATGCAATCTCTTCTCATTTCAATTGATTGGGTCCAAAAATCAATCTAGAATTTGTTGCATCACTCGATCCCGTTATCTTGAAAATTGTAACtattaaagattttttatttagcatattaaaaagctgcttgtggttctaattttcatttttttccccCACTTTTTCTTTGTTAAATCGAGTTTGGCATCTCAACTTGTGCTCAATTAATACAAAAGTTTATGTATTCTATGAACCTCTTGATACAAACATCTGATTCTTGCTTTTTCAATGGCATCAGTTGCAAAAAAGTCCTTTTCTGAAGCAAACAGTTGTGGCAATTTCTTGTAGAGCACCCATTTTACTTGCAAGTTCTGTTTCTTGGTTCTTACAGTATGTTGCAAAAGCAATTTTCTGATCATGATAAGAGTAGTTGACCAAACGAACTTCTGGGTGCTTCATAAATTAGAGAAAAAAGTCTTTTGTTCCCCatatagcaagttttgcttctagcTCGTCCAGTAGATTGCAACGGCAATTTTTCTGATTGCTTGGTAATTTAGAGAAAGAAACCTTTTGTCCCTCGTGCATCATGGGCAAAAGCCAGTTCTTGGTACTTTGAACAACAGAGACCTGGCAAATCAACCTGTTGTGGTACTTGGTTGATGTGAGCTCTCATAATTAAACCGATCACTCTATTTTGATGGTGATAATATGGAGATGATTTTCTCTGGATGTGCTTGAAGGTTCTGTTTTTAACAAATTCAGTATCTGAAATAGAATACAATCACCAGAATCttgtattgaattattgattgaGCCTCTTAAAAGTTTAGTTCTTTACTAGGAACTCGGCTCACGCTATTTTTTGTTACTTTTGCAGCTATAGCTGTCTCAAGGGATCACAAGCCTGACCAAACAGATGAGAGAGCAAAGGATTGAGGATGCTGGGGGCTTTGTAATGTGGGCTGGTACTTGATCTCCTCCCTCAGTTTTTATCAGTTTAGATCATTTCGTTATTTAAATACTGATCAACTGTAACTGCAGGGACATGGCGTGTCGGTGGTGTTCTTGCCGTTTCTCGTGCATTTGGTGATAGGCACCTGAAACAGTTTGTTGTCGCAGATCCAGAAATTCATGTTTGATCTCTGACCTGTCACTTTATTCCTACAATGTTATTGTCTTCAAGACTCGAGACATATCATCATCTGACAGTAATGCCTTTGACTGCTTCGACTACTGTTGAATGCAGGAGGAAGCGGTTGATGGATCTCTCGAATTCCTCATCCTTGCAAGTGACGGATTGTGGGATGTTGTCACGAATGAGGTACTTTAaaagaagataataaaaaaaaaaaaaaaaaggtacctgAAATATCATCTCCGAAGATTGAaccctttctttttcatttggttCCAAATTCAGGAGGAGGTGGTAGCTATTGTCAAACCCCTACAAGATCCAGAACAAGCAGCAAAGAAACTGTTACAGGAGGCCTATCAAAGAGGTAGTTCTGACAACATCGCTTGTGTCGTGGTACAGTTTCTTGGCTAGCCTTGATAACACAACCGAGCAGCAATAGGTACAAATTGTCTGCTTGATCTTTGTCATCGCTTTGTTATCTGTAATGGTTTCATGGATTTGGAAGTCAATAAAAAGATACCTTTGCTTTAACCAAAACTAGTAGCAAAAAGAGTATATTTGTGATGCTTAGTGgagtctgtatcatgctgttttcACTTTTGTTAGAATAATCAATAAGATTGTTTGGTTAGAGTGCCTAAATTTCTTCCTGAATAGTCGTTTATATATACAAACCATTTTTACCATTTGGAATTTACTCCTGCAATTAAAGTAGCTCAAGTTTGGTAATTTAAGCCTTAAGGAACAATTTTGATATGCCCCCTATGAAAGCAAAATGAGACCCATGAAAGAAGGTCTCTTATTGAgtttgtattataaatgttggcaGGAAGATTAATTTCACATGGATACAGAATTGAAGAGTCTAATGATACATAGTGGAGTTTGATTGTGATAGTTTCCATGGTAACTTTGACCATTTTGACGTAGATTCAAAGGTAAAGCCGTATAACCATTCTTCGTGATTGATCCATGAAGGGTCATGCCCATGTCTTATCTAGAGTGGCAGATGCGGATGTGTTTGAATAGAATAGAACCTAACCTATTAATTTGTTGTTTGCGCCccttaacaaaaattataggtcccATGTCATCCAAGAAGGATAGGAACATCTAAGTTACTTTTTAACCCTACACAGTTTGCCTCGTGCAAAAGAGTCTACCTTAGCCTTCATATTCTCCTCGTCTGTTGTGGACACAACCTTTCTTGACTCGGacacaaaaaaaggaagagaaaaataaacCAAAAGA from Musa acuminata AAA Group cultivar baxijiao chromosome BXJ1-3, Cavendish_Baxijiao_AAA, whole genome shotgun sequence encodes the following:
- the LOC135635946 gene encoding probable protein phosphatase 2C 59; this encodes MASVANKSFSEANSCGSCSQNREAGSTASTAVLVGDRLLVANVGDSRAVICRGGDGTWRVGGVLAVSRAFGDRHLKQFVVADPEIHEEAVDGSLEFLILASDGLWDVVTNEEEVVAIVKPLQDPEQAAKKLLQEAYQRGSSDNIACVVVQFLG